The region ATTTTTCAGTCTTAAAGAAGCATTATAATTAATCACCTCATCTGCATTACCATGAAAAATAATAACCGGAGATTTCACCGTTTTCAGATATTGATAGGTTTCAAAATTATATTTGAGTAAAAATACGGGAAGGAATGAAAATTTTTGTTTCATTTCATCCCTTAGACTGTAATAAGGAGCTTGCAAAATCAATAGTTCGGCATTGTTTACTGATGCCAGTTTTGATGCTAAACCTGTTCCTACAGAATATCCCAGAATAATAATTTTATTTTCAGGATATCTTTTCTTTATTTCTTTATAAGCACTTTCAACATCCGAAAATAGCTGATCTTTACTTTCTATGCTTCCTTGACTTTTTCCATAACCTCTGTAATCCAGTATATAAACATCGTAGTTCAAACTATTATAGAGTTTTGCGACTTCACTCCAGCCTTTTATGGATCCACCATTACCATGAAGATAAAAAATAACTCCTTTAGAATCCGGAACTTTGAATAGTACTGAATTTAATCGCTTATTGTCTTTCGTTATTATTGTTATTTCTTCAGTATTACTTCCAAAATTATAGGAGTAGTTGTCCGGTAGTTTTTCAGGATGAAAAATTATCTTTTCCTGATAGAAGCATACCACTGTACATAGCACTAAATATACTATCAGAAAAAACACAATTATTTTCAGCAATACTTTCATCGTAGTTTACCATGTACAACCAGGGTAGGCCCTTTGCATATATTGTAATTCACAAAGGATATAGCCAAAGTATTCTGTATGGTATCCGGTTCTGGATTTAAGCTGCATAAAAGGGTTCTCCGGATATTCTAATCCAAAATCCTGAAAGTCATTTTTTGTAATCACTATAAATTGTTGGTAAAGTTCATCTGTATTTGGAGCTATATTTAAAGCAATCAAATCGTCCTCTCCCTCTACATGAGCAAATAATCCTTTGGTATATTCCCAGATGTTCTCAACAGCATTTATAAGGCGCTCGCGGCTTTCTTCTGTTCCCTGAGCAAAAATTCTCATCCATGAAGAAGTGTGAGTATAATGATACTTAACCTCCTTCAGAGATTTTTGTGCAATCGCAGATAGTTCTTCATCTACTGATGTGGATAAAGCCTCGTACATTAATTTCTGATAGACAGAAAAAACATATACTTTAAGAATGGTTTGCGCATAGTCTTCATTAGGCAATTCTGTCCAATGTGCATTTACATATTCATGTTCATATCTCAGAAAAGCTATATCATCTTCACTTTTTCCATCATCACTCAGCCGTGATGCATACTGGTAAAAATTATTGGCCTGCCCTAATTCATCCAAAGCAATATTGGTTAAAGCGATATCTTCTTCCAAGTATGGTCCTTTCCCACACCATTCTGCAAGCCTTTGCCCCATGATAAAGCTATCATCAGCCAATTTTAATAAGTAGTTATATAATGGATTCATTGTATAGAATTTAGAAATTAGAGGTTAGAAATTAGACTAAATTCTATAATCTAACTTCTCACTTCTATAATTTACATATTTTTCACATCATTAGGGATTTCATAGAAAGTCGGATGGCGGTACAGCTTATCATCCGCAGGATCAAAAAATGCTTCCTGATCCATTCCCTCGGAGCTTACTATATATTTACTCGGAACTACCCATACACAGGTCCCCTCTTTTCTTCTTGTATAAACATCTCTGGCATTCTGTAATGCCATTTCTGCTGTAGGTGCCTGTACTGTTCCGGCATGCTTGTGGGATAAGCCCGGCTTCGTCTGAATAAAAACTTCCCACATATCTAAATTTGCCATAGTCAAATTAATTTAACAATGTATCAATGTACCAATTTGCCAATGATATTCTTCATGAACTACATTCGTAAACCTTCAGTTTATGCTCAGAATGACAATTGATTGTTACATTTTTACATTAGTATATTGTTACATTATTTTATTGTTACATTACGATCTGCGTAAGCAATCGCAGCTTCTTTTACCCAAAGATTTTCCTGCTGGGCTTTTACTTTGGTCTGTAATCTCTTTTTATTACAAGGACCGTTACCTTTCAGTACTTCCATAAACTCATCCCATGGAAGCTCTCCAAAATCATAGTGACCTTTTTCTTCATTCCACTTTAAATCTTTATCCGGAATAGTTAGCCCTAAAAATTCAGCCTGCGGAACGGTAACATCTATAAATCTCTGACGAAGGCTGTCATTACTCTCACGCTTTACTCTATAATTCATTGATAATTTAGAATTTGGAGAATGTTCATCATTTGGGCCAAACATCATTAATGCAGGCCACCAGAAACGGTTTAATGCTGCCTGAGCCATTTCTTTCTGCTGTTTTGTCCCACGGCAAAGTGCCATTAGGATTTCATAACCTTGCCTCTGATGGAAAGATTCTTCCTTACAGATTCTCACCATTGCTCTGGAATAAGGTCCGTAAGAGTTCCCCATTAGCATTACCTGATTCATAATTGCAGCTCCGTCTACAAGCCAGCCTATTGCCCCTATATCTGCCCAGCTTAATGTAGGATAATTAAAGATACTGGAATACTTTGCTTTCCCGGACAACATGTCGTCATAAGTAGCATCTCTGTCAGATCTTATAGTTCCGTTCCCCAGAGTTTCCGTAGCTGCATAAAGATATAATCCGTGTCCCGCCTCATCCTGAACTTTTGCCAGCAATGCCATTTTTCTTCTCAGTGATGGAGCCCTGGATATCCAGTTAGCTTCCGGAAGCATTCCCACAATCTCGGAATGTGCATGCTGAGAAATCTGACGAACCAATAACTTCCTGTAATCATCAGGCATTATATCTTTTGGTTCTACTTTATTTTCTTCATGTACGTATTGTACAAATTTTTCTAAATCCATTTTTTTCAATTTACCAGTTTGTCAATGTAACAATGTACCAATTATATGCTTCGACTATCCTCAGCATAAAAGAGGATTACTACACTGATATATTGTTATATTGATGCATTACAAACGCCCATCACTTAAATCATCTTTAAGATAGATTCCCACTTTAGAGTTGGAAAATTCTCCGGCTACAAAATTTACTTTTCTGCCCTTATCCTCAATCACATATTCCTTAAAATAGTAAACATGCCCTTCATAAGGTCCTTTTACTTCCACCTTTTTATTAACACAGTTCCAGTAAAAGCTCCAGATGTTCAGTCCATCAATCTTATACTCTTCATTTTCATCTAATGCTTTTGCAAATTTCCAGTTAGTCATGACTTTTAAATTTAGCGGTTATACTTCTTTACCAATTTAACAATAAACCACTGGTTTTCAAGTATAATTAACAATTTTTAACCGCCTAAAATCATTATTTATAATCAATATAAATTTAAACGTCATAATTCAGCATCAGCACGTTGGTAGTGGGATGACACTGGCATGTTAGCACAAATCCTTTTTCTACCTCATCCTCTGTCAGTGCAAAGTTCTTTTCCATAAAAACTTCACCTTCCAATACCTGGGCTTTACAAGTACAACATACGCCTCCTTTACAGGCAAACGGTACTGGCAATTGTTCTTTCAGAGCCTTATCCAGAATACTTTCTTTTTTCGAGTTAAGGTGGAATGAATATTCATCATCATCAATAATTACCGTTACCATACTTTCCAGATTAGCAATAGCTTTAAATTCTTCACTCATTTCCTCCGAATTCTCTTCATCCGGTGCGGTGAAGTATTCATATAAAACCTGAATTGCAGGAACTTTCTTTTCCTTTTTCAGATAGTCAGAAATACCTTTAATCATATCAGCAGGGCCACAAATAAAATATGTAGCTTCCGGAACATCAATGTCGGAATATCTTTCAAAAAGCTGTTCTAATTTTTCAGCCGATATTCTTCCTTCAAAAACCGGATCTTCATGCTTCTCTCTACTTACCAGATAGATTACTTTTAGTCTTCCTCCAAAGTCTTTTTCCAACTTATCCAGTTCAGCTTTCTTCATCACATGCGCCATGCTTCTGTTACTGTAAAACAAATAAGCATTGCTATTGGGTTCCTGATAAAGACTTTCCTTCAGATTAGATAATACAGGACTTATTCCGCTTCCTGCTGCCAGTCCGATATAGGTTTTGGTATTACTGGGATGGTAAGTTGTATTAAAACCTCCCATTGGTGGCATTATATCCAACATTTCATCCATATGAAGATGCTCATTGAAATATCCTGAAACTTTGCCTCCTTCTAAAAGCTTTACCAATACTTCCAATACATTGCTTTTCTCACTAGGAGCATTACAAATGGAATAAGATCGGCGTTCCTCATTACCATCAATCATCATCCTGAAATTAAGATATTGTCCCTGCCTGAATCTGAATTTATCTTTCAGTTCCTCCGGAATTTCAACCGCTACATTCACAGCATCCTGTGTATCCTTCTGAACCTTTACGGTTTTTAATTTATAAAATGAGTTCATTTTCTCTTAAGTATTCTGTTTATTTTTCCACCTTCACATTTTGGAAGTGAATCCTGTGCATGGATTTTTACTTTTGTCGTTATTCCTACTCTTCTTTTTATTTCACCTTCTACACTTTCAGCAAAATTGTGAATAAAGTTAGTGTAGTCGTTACTGTTTATTTCAAATTGTTGTGCTCTTATCAATTCATCCTCTATTTCTACATCCACTTCAAGAGCTACACACATTTGTTCTTTTTCAATAGGGGTAAGATAATAATTGGGAATTACTCCTTTAATACCAGAAAATGCATCTTCAATCTGGCTTGGGTATACATTCACACCTCTTACAATCAGCATATCATCTGCCCTTCCTACAACAGGCTTCATCTTCACCATTGTTCGTTTTGCATTGGTATCGTAATAGAGACTTGTAATATCATTGGTCCAGTAACGCAAAAGCGGCATTGCTTTTTTAGTGAGGGTTGTAATAACTAAAACGCCTTCTTCACCATACGGAACAGGCTGCTTCGTTACAGGATCCAGTATTTCCGGATAGAAATGATCTTCCCAGATATAGGATCCTCCCTTTTCTTCCCAATCTTCCATAGAAACACCCGGACCGATAATTTCGCTTAGTCCATAAATATTTGTTGCATGGAGACCCAGTCTTTTTTCAATATGTCCTCTGATAATTTCTGTCCAGGGTTCAGAACCTAGTACAGCATACTTCAAGCTTATATCTTCTGCAGGAATTCCTCTGTTAGCCAACTCATCTGCAATTGTAAGTGCATAAGATGGTGAACAGCAAATAACTTCAGGTTTAAAATCTATAATCAGATCTACCTGTCTTACTGTCATTCCACCAGAAATAGGAAGAACACTCATCCCCAATTTTTCCGCTCCATAGTGCAGTCCTAATCCTCCTGTAAAAATTCCGTAGCCATAAGCATTATGCAATTGCATTCCCCGTCTGGCACCTGCGGCATTAAGAGATCTGGCAACTACCTCGCTAAAGAGCTCTACATCTTCCTTCGTATAGCCTACCACAGTTGGCTTTCCTGTAGTTCCACTCGAGCAATGAATTCTCTGAAGTTGGCTTTTAGGAACAGTAAATAAACCAAAAGGGTAACTATCCCTTAAATCCTGTTTGTAAGTTATTGGTAGTTTCGAAATATCTTCAATTGACTTTATATCCTGAGGGAATAATCCGGATTCACTAAATTTTCGTTTATAAAACTCCGATCTCTCATCCAGGTAAGCAACCAGATTCTTCAGCCTCTCTGACTGAAGTTTCCGCAATTGGTCTAATTCTAAATGTTCAACTGAAAAATACATAATCTAACTAACATTCGTTAGTTGTAAAAATAAAAAGAATTTTTATTCTGGCAAATTTTTTATGACTTCCATCATGTTTTTAAATTCCCCAGAAGACCATAAAGTATTTTATCCCTTATTTCATCGGTGATTTCGGACGTAGATTCTATATTTCTTTTGAACCAGAAATAGGAATTATTTAGTGTATGAAGAATAAATTTAGTGGTAAATGCCGGGGATTTAAGCTCCCAGTTTTCTTCCTGATAAATTTCAGATATAAGTTGCTCCACTTCTCTTTGGTATTGCTTCCTGAGTTCTACAAATTCCGAAAGTCTCTCTTCCAGGTGCTTCCACTCGTTAGAATAAATATGGGTAACATCCGGATTTTCCAATACAATGGAAAGGTGCTTTTCGATAAATAAATTTAAACGTTCTTTAGCCGGAAGATCTGCACTTTTTACATCATTTAGTCCTTCGAAAAACCTCCCTGCAATACTAAAGCATATCCATTCCAGCAATTCATCTTTCGAACGAATATGTGCGTAAAGTGAGGCTGCCTTTATATTCAGACTGGCAGCCAGATCACGCATAGATGCACCCACATAACCTTTTTCTTTAAAAAGCTCTATGGCAACTTCTAATATTTCAATTTGCTTTTTTTTCAGCTGCATTGATTAGTTTTTTTGCAAAAATACTAACTAACTATTGTTCGGGCAATGCTCTCCACCTTTTTATGTATTTTGAAAGGAAGAAAAAGGAAATAACGACCAATATAAAGTTATAACCAAACATCTCTGTCTTATTTATATAGAACCAATCTTTCTGATCTGCTAATAAACAAAAAACAGGAACAAACCATATGAAAGTAAACAGGAACATACAAACAAATATTCCTGAGTGTGCCTTTACTTTGCTATTAACAAATACCGAGCAGAGATATGCTACAATGACACCAAAAGTAAGGAGCATCATAACCATATATGTTTCTCCTCCGGTAATGGCATTAAACAATCCGAAAACAATATTCAATATACCAAGTGCTACCAATGCTATAAGCCAACTCCTGCCTGATGTAGTCCTAAAAGCAAAAATCAGAAATGATAACATCAGTGAAAAATAGAATATAAAAATAGCAAACTCTGTTTCTATAATTGGCCTGTTGTGAGCCTCTTTTAAAGTTTCAAAGTTACTTCTCAGTAAACCCTGTTCTACATAAAAATTAGAATAGCTTTTCTCGCCGGTGGCATTTCTTACAGCTGCCTCCTCATCTCGCGGATACATGGGATTGATGAGTTGATACTCCATATAACCACTTTCCGGATGATAGTTGAGAGCAAGTAACCGCTCCGGCGTAAGATTGGTTTTTAGGTTTACCGATTTTACTAATTCAAAATAATTCTGAAACTTCTTTTTGAGCTCCGCTTCATTTCTGTCTGCCAGTAATTTTTTCATTATAGCATCATTTGGCTCTGGGTTTATGGATGTGAATTTATCGTAATATCTGTCCTGAACTTCTCTGTTGATTAATGCATTTTTATGGTATTTCTTCCCTAAAATATTTACTGAATCTTTATAGAAATATCCATTCTCTTTAATACGGGTACCATCTTTTTGCAATCCCATTTGTAATGAATCTAATTCTCCTTCAGCAAACGGAGCATCAATAAAATAATCCATCTGCGTAATCAGGTTACCTTTTGCTACAATGTCCTGGTAGCTGTAATAAGACCTCTGATGTGTTACTTTTCCCCACTGAAAAAAGAAATAAAAAGAAGAAAGTGATAAAACAATAATGAAAATATGGGTCCACTCGTAAAATAAAGAGTTATTACCCTTTGGATAAAAAGCCTTAAAACCATTATGTCTGAAGTAAAATACCAGCCATAGAATAACTGCCAAAATGGAAATAATTATAGAAAATGTGAAGAATGTTACATCGTCACTATAATGATAGATTTCAGTAAAATCTACGGTTCCGGTGAAATAACCGATTAAAAAATAAATTGCATTAATTCCGATACCAAATATAAGCATTGGAATAAATCTAGTATTCCACAACAACGGATATTTCAGCAAAAGTTTAGTTTGTATTTTATCTAGCATGGCTGTTATTTAATAAAGAAACGACGGGTTGAATGAGTAATATTACGGAAGTATACCAACTGAATTTTTTCTTTCAGTACCGTTTCCAAGAAAATATCCACAGTAGTATGCATAGGGAAATGAGCTACGAAAGTTCCTCCGTTTTGTTCCAAAGACACCAAAGAGATAGAAGATAATTTTTCTTTAAGATTGCTCAATGTATCATCTGTTTCAAATTCAACAATAAACTGTACTTCTTCAGCATCCTGAGATTTTAGATTTCTCTGGGATCCCTTTTTAAGGAAAACCACCTGCTGAGAAGTTTTTTCAACTTCGTATAATTGCTGGGAACTCAGTACTATTGCAATAGGGCGATAAGGTGAGCCTGCTATATTCCGGAAATCATCCAGAATCGTTTGTTGCGCAAGGATATCGAGGTTGGCTAAAGGCTCATCGATCAACAGAATTTTAGGCTTTCTCAATAACATCCTTGCCAATTCAAATCTCATTTTATAACCAGAAGATAGGCTATTCCATGAATGTTTTCGGAAAGGCCGTAAGCCCAGCCTCGTAATAATCAAATCTACTACAGCCTTGTTTTCTTCAGGCTTATAACCATAATTAGCCGCTGTAAAAACAAGATTCTCATACATACTTCCTCTCCAGGTATCTGTTCTCTGTGGAATATAAACCAGTTTTGTTCTCAGATCATAATCGTCCTTACACGGAAAGTTATATTTAATACTACCGGAAGTAGGCTTCAGATCACCACATAAACTCCTTAGTAATGTTGTTTTACCATTTCCATTTTCTCCTACAAGTCCTATAATTTCTCCGGACTTCACCTCCAGATCAATAGGTCCCAGCGTAAATCCTGCTCCGTATTTCTTAGTAAGTCCCTTTACAGAGATTACGGTTTGAGGCTCAGTAAGAGGTTTTCCGGATAGTTCTTCATGAAGTTTATGTAACAAAGCAGTTAGCTTTTCTATAATTATTTCTTCAGAAGGTTTTGAATCCAGCCAGTCCAAAAAACTGTTTGTTTCATTATAAAACCGAAGCTCCTCGGTATCCAGAGTAATATCTATAATTCTTTTTACGGCTCTGTCCAGATCTTTAAAAAGGATTAATTCGCGTATTTCTTCAAAAACTAAGTTTTGTGTTTTCATCATCTTATTTCTGGAGCGTAAATAACAAATTTTATGGCATATAATAAAATTATTTTCCTAATCAATTCGGAAAATTTGGCTTAAAATTAACATTTTCGGAATTTAGAACCGGAAAATTTGTCCTAATTTTATAAATAAATCAAAATAGAACACATTTTGAGTACAAAACACCAGAATTAAATGATTAAACCGAAATCTGAGATTTGGTATAATACGCATCAAAACTCAACTACCTGTTGAGACGATCCGGGAGAGCCAAATCTCAAGTTTCAAACCCAAAAGAAAAAATTACAAAAAATATCAAATATGAACTTAAACCAATATACTGTAAAATCACAAGAAGCCATTCAGGCTGCACAACAAACAGCTTTGGAATTTGGCAACCAGAGTATTGAACCTCAACATTTACTTGAAGGTATTTTTCAGGTAGATGAAAATATATCACCTTTCCTTTTAAAAAAATCTGAAGCAGATGCTGCTTTGGTAAGGGAGAGAAACCGTGAAAGCATAGAAAGTCTTCCTAAAGTTCAGGGCGGAAATATTTATCTTTCTCAGAGTGCAAATAAGGTATTGCTAGATGCTCCTAATATAGCAAAGAAAATGGGAGACGAATTCGTAACCATTGAGCACCTTTGGTTAGCATTAATCGAAACTAACTCACCTGTTTCTCAAATGCTGAAAGATATGGGTGTTACCCGCAAACTATTGGAAGGAGCAATTAATGAACTTAGAAAAGGCAGTAAAGCAACTTCTGCAAGTTCAGAAGAGACATATCAATCGTTAAACAAATATGCTAAGAATTTTAACGAATTAGCTGCTGAAGGCAAATTAGATCCGGTTATCGGACGTGATGAAGAAATCAGGAGAGTTCTTCAGATCTTATCCAGAAGAACCAAAAACAATCCAATCCTGATCGGAGAACCTGGTGTTGGTAAAACAGCAATTGCTGAAGGTATAGCACACAGAATAATTTCCGGAGATGTACCGGAAAACCTGATGGATAAAACTTTGTATTCATTGGATATGGGTGCATTGATTGCCGGAGCAAAATACAAAGGTGAATTTGAAGAGCGTCTGAAGTCTGTTGTAAATGAAGTTATAAAATCTGACGGTCAAATCATCCTCTTTATTGACGAGATCCACACCCTTGTAGGAGCTGGTGGCGGAGAAGGTGCAATGGATGCTGCTAATATTCTAAAGCCTGCATTGGCAAGAGGAGAACTTAGAGCTATCGGTGCAACCACACTGAGTGAATATCAGAAATACTTCGAAAAAGATAAAGCTTTGGAGCGTCGTTTCCAGAAAGTTATGGTGGAAGAACCGGACACTGAATCTGCAATTTCTATCCTTCGTGGTATTAAAGACAAATATGAAGCCCATCACAAGGTGAGAATAAAAGATGAAGCTATTATTGCTGCTGTAGAGATGTCGCAAAGGTATATCTCTGACCGTTTCTTACCGGATAAGGCTATTGACCTTATTGATGAAGCTTCTGCTAAACTAAGGATGGAAATCAATTCCAAGCCTGAAGAGTTGGACGTTCTGGATCGGAAAATAATGCAGATGGAAATTGAACTGGCTGCTATTTCCAGAGAAGGAAATCAGATAAAAATAGATCATCTGAAAGAAGATTTGGCCAGAATAAATGAAGAGCGTAATACAATAAATGCTAAATGGCTAAAAGAAAAGCAGAAATCTGAGGATTTAACACAGATCAAAAAAGATATTGAATCACTGAAATTAGAAGCTGAAAGAGCTTCCAGAGCAGGTGATTATGCAAAGGTAGCTGAAATCCAATATGGGAAACTTCGTGAAAAAGAGGAAGAGCTAAGCAAAGTAGAGCTCGAGATGCAAAACCATCAGAACGAACTGATAAAAGAAGAAGTTACAGCAGAAAATATTTCGGAAGTCATTGCTAAATGGACAGGTATACCTGTAACCAAGCTGATCCAATCCGAAAGAGAAAAGTTACTTCACTTAGAAGATGAACTCCATAAAAGGGTTGTTGGACAGGAAGAAGCTATTCAGGCTGTTGCAGATGCTATCAGAAGAAATCGTGCCGGACTGAGTGATGAGAAAAAACCCATTGGTTCATTCTTATTCCTGGGAACGACTGGTGTTGGTAAAACAGAGCTTGCAAAAGCTTTAGCTGAATTCCTTTTCGATGATGAGAATAATATGACCAGAATTGATATGAGTGAATATCAGGAACGTCATAGTGTTTCCAGATTAGTGGGAGCGCCTCCGGGATATGTGGGTTATGATGA is a window of Elizabethkingia anophelis R26 DNA encoding:
- a CDS encoding 2Fe-2S iron-sulfur cluster-binding protein, whose product is MNSFYKLKTVKVQKDTQDAVNVAVEIPEELKDKFRFRQGQYLNFRMMIDGNEERRSYSICNAPSEKSNVLEVLVKLLEGGKVSGYFNEHLHMDEMLDIMPPMGGFNTTYHPSNTKTYIGLAAGSGISPVLSNLKESLYQEPNSNAYLFYSNRSMAHVMKKAELDKLEKDFGGRLKVIYLVSREKHEDPVFEGRISAEKLEQLFERYSDIDVPEATYFICGPADMIKGISDYLKKEKKVPAIQVLYEYFTAPDEENSEEMSEEFKAIANLESMVTVIIDDDEYSFHLNSKKESILDKALKEQLPVPFACKGGVCCTCKAQVLEGEVFMEKNFALTEDEVEKGFVLTCQCHPTTNVLMLNYDV
- a CDS encoding TetR/AcrR family transcriptional regulator → MQLKKKQIEILEVAIELFKEKGYVGASMRDLAASLNIKAASLYAHIRSKDELLEWICFSIAGRFFEGLNDVKSADLPAKERLNLFIEKHLSIVLENPDVTHIYSNEWKHLEERLSEFVELRKQYQREVEQLISEIYQEENWELKSPAFTTKFILHTLNNSYFWFKRNIESTSEITDEIRDKILYGLLGNLKT
- the clpB gene encoding ATP-dependent chaperone ClpB; this translates as MNLNQYTVKSQEAIQAAQQTALEFGNQSIEPQHLLEGIFQVDENISPFLLKKSEADAALVRERNRESIESLPKVQGGNIYLSQSANKVLLDAPNIAKKMGDEFVTIEHLWLALIETNSPVSQMLKDMGVTRKLLEGAINELRKGSKATSASSEETYQSLNKYAKNFNELAAEGKLDPVIGRDEEIRRVLQILSRRTKNNPILIGEPGVGKTAIAEGIAHRIISGDVPENLMDKTLYSLDMGALIAGAKYKGEFEERLKSVVNEVIKSDGQIILFIDEIHTLVGAGGGEGAMDAANILKPALARGELRAIGATTLSEYQKYFEKDKALERRFQKVMVEEPDTESAISILRGIKDKYEAHHKVRIKDEAIIAAVEMSQRYISDRFLPDKAIDLIDEASAKLRMEINSKPEELDVLDRKIMQMEIELAAISREGNQIKIDHLKEDLARINEERNTINAKWLKEKQKSEDLTQIKKDIESLKLEAERASRAGDYAKVAEIQYGKLREKEEELSKVELEMQNHQNELIKEEVTAENISEVIAKWTGIPVTKLIQSEREKLLHLEDELHKRVVGQEEAIQAVADAIRRNRAGLSDEKKPIGSFLFLGTTGVGKTELAKALAEFLFDDENNMTRIDMSEYQERHSVSRLVGAPPGYVGYDEGGQLTEAVRRRPYSVVLLDEIEKAHPDVFNTLLQVLDDGRLTDNKGRVVNFKNSIIIMTSNLGSHLIQENFENLTDENHEEVIEKTKTEVFDLLKQSLRPEFLNRIDEVVLFQPLSKKEIGRIVQYQLRGFNEMLAKRNIIMTATQDAVDYLMNKGYDPVFGARPLKRVIQQEVLNKLSREILAGNVNDGDRITLDYFEESGLVFRPTDQ
- the paaC gene encoding 1,2-phenylacetyl-CoA epoxidase subunit PaaC → MNPLYNYLLKLADDSFIMGQRLAEWCGKGPYLEEDIALTNIALDELGQANNFYQYASRLSDDGKSEDDIAFLRYEHEYVNAHWTELPNEDYAQTILKVYVFSVYQKLMYEALSTSVDEELSAIAQKSLKEVKYHYTHTSSWMRIFAQGTEESRERLINAVENIWEYTKGLFAHVEGEDDLIALNIAPNTDELYQQFIVITKNDFQDFGLEYPENPFMQLKSRTGYHTEYFGYILCELQYMQRAYPGCTW
- the paaA gene encoding 1,2-phenylacetyl-CoA epoxidase subunit PaaA produces the protein MDLEKFVQYVHEENKVEPKDIMPDDYRKLLVRQISQHAHSEIVGMLPEANWISRAPSLRRKMALLAKVQDEAGHGLYLYAATETLGNGTIRSDRDATYDDMLSGKAKYSSIFNYPTLSWADIGAIGWLVDGAAIMNQVMLMGNSYGPYSRAMVRICKEESFHQRQGYEILMALCRGTKQQKEMAQAALNRFWWPALMMFGPNDEHSPNSKLSMNYRVKRESNDSLRQRFIDVTVPQAEFLGLTIPDKDLKWNEEKGHYDFGELPWDEFMEVLKGNGPCNKKRLQTKVKAQQENLWVKEAAIAYADRNVTIK
- a CDS encoding alpha/beta hydrolase, whose amino-acid sequence is MKVLLKIIVFFLIVYLVLCTVVCFYQEKIIFHPEKLPDNYSYNFGSNTEEITIITKDNKRLNSVLFKVPDSKGVIFYLHGNGGSIKGWSEVAKLYNSLNYDVYILDYRGYGKSQGSIESKDQLFSDVESAYKEIKKRYPENKIIILGYSVGTGLASKLASVNNAELLILQAPYYSLRDEMKQKFSFLPVFLLKYNFETYQYLKTVKSPVIIFHGNADEVINYNASLRLKNNFKKGDSLIILNNQGHNGMTDNIDYQKAMEKILDFDKK
- a CDS encoding ABC transporter ATP-binding protein → MMKTQNLVFEEIRELILFKDLDRAVKRIIDITLDTEELRFYNETNSFLDWLDSKPSEEIIIEKLTALLHKLHEELSGKPLTEPQTVISVKGLTKKYGAGFTLGPIDLEVKSGEIIGLVGENGNGKTTLLRSLCGDLKPTSGSIKYNFPCKDDYDLRTKLVYIPQRTDTWRGSMYENLVFTAANYGYKPEENKAVVDLIITRLGLRPFRKHSWNSLSSGYKMRFELARMLLRKPKILLIDEPLANLDILAQQTILDDFRNIAGSPYRPIAIVLSSQQLYEVEKTSQQVVFLKKGSQRNLKSQDAEEVQFIVEFETDDTLSNLKEKLSSISLVSLEQNGGTFVAHFPMHTTVDIFLETVLKEKIQLVYFRNITHSTRRFFIK
- a CDS encoding phenylacetate--CoA ligase family protein, producing the protein MYFSVEHLELDQLRKLQSERLKNLVAYLDERSEFYKRKFSESGLFPQDIKSIEDISKLPITYKQDLRDSYPFGLFTVPKSQLQRIHCSSGTTGKPTVVGYTKEDVELFSEVVARSLNAAGARRGMQLHNAYGYGIFTGGLGLHYGAEKLGMSVLPISGGMTVRQVDLIIDFKPEVICCSPSYALTIADELANRGIPAEDISLKYAVLGSEPWTEIIRGHIEKRLGLHATNIYGLSEIIGPGVSMEDWEEKGGSYIWEDHFYPEILDPVTKQPVPYGEEGVLVITTLTKKAMPLLRYWTNDITSLYYDTNAKRTMVKMKPVVGRADDMLIVRGVNVYPSQIEDAFSGIKGVIPNYYLTPIEKEQMCVALEVDVEIEDELIRAQQFEINSNDYTNFIHNFAESVEGEIKRRVGITTKVKIHAQDSLPKCEGGKINRILKRK
- the paaB gene encoding 1,2-phenylacetyl-CoA epoxidase subunit PaaB; translation: MANLDMWEVFIQTKPGLSHKHAGTVQAPTAEMALQNARDVYTRRKEGTCVWVVPSKYIVSSEGMDQEAFFDPADDKLYRHPTFYEIPNDVKNM